The DNA sequence GGTACGAGGTCGTGGGCGATCAGGCGTTCCTGACGAGCTTTTCGCAGGTCGTCTTCAACTACAAGGCGTGGCTGTACTTTCTCCATGTGCAGGGCTCGGCGTGGTCGGTGGCGGCCTTTCTGGTGCTGGGGATCAGCGCGTACCACCTGTTGAGGAAGCAGGACGTGGAGGTGTTCTCGCGTTCGCTGCGGATCGGCCTGGTGTTCGCCGTCATCGGGTCTGTCTTCTCCGCCACCAGTGGGCACCGGGCCGCGCAGGTCGCGCGTTACGACCAGCCCATGAAGTTCGCCGCGATGGAGGCGCAGTGGGAGACCTCGACCTCGCCCGCCCCGTGGTCGGCGGTCGCCATTATCAACGAGAAGGAGCAGCGGAACACCTTCAACGTGGAGATCCCGTACCTGGGCTCGCTGCTCGCCTACAACCGCCTGACCGGCAATTACGAGGGCCTGATCCCCCTCCAGGAGCGGTACGAGCGCGAACTCGGCCCTGGCAACTACATCCCGCCCGTCACCTGGGTGTACTGGAACTTCCGCATCATGGTCGGGATCGGGATGCTGATGCTGCTCGCCGCGTTCGGGGGCGCGTTCCTGTGGTGGCGCAGGCGCGACCGGTTGAACGACACCCGCTGGTATCTGCGCGCCCTGCTCTTCACCATCCCGCTGCCCTGGATCGCCAACTTCTGCGGCTGGATCACCACCGAGATGGGCCGCCAGCCCTTCATGGTGTACGGCCTGCTCACGACCGTCGAGGGGGTGAGCGCCAACTCCTACGGCGAGGTTCTGGTCGGGCTGATCGGGCTGTGGATCGTCTACCTCGCCCTGATCGGCCTGGACATCTACCTGCTGGCCGTGACCGCCCGCGCGGGCATCCACCACAAGCCCGAGGCGCAGATGTCGGCGGCCCCCGCCCCCAATTACGCGGGAGAGGGTTTCCAGGGCTACGAGCGGAGGAACTGAGATGAGGGGTTAGCGATCAGCAGTCAGAAAGGACATCTTTCCCTTCTCTTTCTGATGGCTGACCGCTGACGGCCACCCTCTCCCCACCCGAGGAGGTTGAACCACCCTATGGACCTCGTGACCCTCTGGTTCTGGCTGATCGCGCTGACCTTCACCCTGTACTTCTTCCTGGAGGGCTTCGACTTCGGGGTGGACATCCTGCGGCCCTTCCTGGCGAAAAACGAGGCGGAGGAACGGGCGCTGGTGGGCACCATCGGCCCCTTCTGGGACGGCAACGAGGTCTGGGCCATCGCGGCGGCGGGGGTGATGTTCTCCACCTTCCCAGTGTGGTACGGGACCCTGTTCTCCGGCCTGTACCCGGTCTTTGTCATCATCCTGCTCTCGCTGCTGATGCGTGGCGTGTCCTTCGAGTACCGCAACCAGGTGGACCAGCAACGGTGGCGCTCCTTCTGGGACTGGATGTCGTTCCTGGGCAGCCTGGTCCCCTCGTTCTTCTGGGGCCTCACGATGGCGAAGCTGATCGAGGGTCTGC is a window from the Deinococcus apachensis DSM 19763 genome containing:
- a CDS encoding cytochrome ubiquinol oxidase subunit I; its protein translation is MGPDVLDLSRFQFASTSIFHFFFVSLTVGLAFLIAVMETIAFVRKDRAHIYGNMTNFFGHLFLINFAVGVVTGIVQEFQFGMNWSQYSKFVGNIFGVPLALEVLMAFFLESTFIALWWFGKDRLRPALRLASIWLVAIGTQISAFWIVLANGWMHHPVGYEVVGDQAFLTSFSQVVFNYKAWLYFLHVQGSAWSVAAFLVLGISAYHLLRKQDVEVFSRSLRIGLVFAVIGSVFSATSGHRAAQVARYDQPMKFAAMEAQWETSTSPAPWSAVAIINEKEQRNTFNVEIPYLGSLLAYNRLTGNYEGLIPLQERYERELGPGNYIPPVTWVYWNFRIMVGIGMLMLLAAFGGAFLWWRRRDRLNDTRWYLRALLFTIPLPWIANFCGWITTEMGRQPFMVYGLLTTVEGVSANSYGEVLVGLIGLWIVYLALIGLDIYLLAVTARAGIHHKPEAQMSAAPAPNYAGEGFQGYERRN